From one Luteolibacter sp. SL250 genomic stretch:
- a CDS encoding Gfo/Idh/MocA family oxidoreductase, which produces MKQIKIGIIGGGLMGREITSAFARWCALTDVTVQPVLTAVADLNPATLEWFRNIPTCSQLVTDYHELLANPEIEVVYVAVPHHLHETIYLDVLEAGKDLLAEKPFGIDLAAAENILAAVKESGCFVRCSSEMPFFPGAQRALEIARSGGIGRILEVVSGFHHSSDLDPTKAANWKRINATCGEGGVLNDLGMHACHLPLRLGWNPTKLFAQLQKGYPQRPDGKGGTTQCDTWDNALLHCWTHIGEDEVPLRLEMKRLAPGATNTWFIEILGTNGGVRYSTAEPKTLWMFERGKEQWWKRTDLGFGTPFKTVTGGIFEPGFPDVIQQMWAAYLEEREGNLNGRFGCATPEEAVASHRIFAAALESHEKGTVTRP; this is translated from the coding sequence ATGAAACAGATCAAGATCGGCATCATCGGTGGCGGCCTCATGGGCCGCGAGATCACCAGCGCGTTCGCCCGCTGGTGCGCGCTCACGGACGTCACCGTGCAACCCGTCCTCACCGCCGTGGCGGACCTCAACCCCGCGACGCTGGAGTGGTTCAGGAACATCCCGACGTGCAGCCAACTGGTGACGGACTACCATGAGCTGCTGGCCAACCCGGAGATCGAGGTGGTCTATGTCGCGGTCCCCCACCATCTCCATGAAACGATCTATCTGGACGTGCTGGAGGCGGGCAAAGACCTGCTGGCGGAAAAGCCCTTCGGGATCGACCTGGCGGCGGCCGAGAACATCCTGGCTGCGGTGAAGGAAAGCGGGTGCTTTGTCCGCTGTTCCTCGGAGATGCCCTTCTTTCCCGGAGCGCAGCGTGCGCTGGAGATCGCGCGGTCCGGCGGGATCGGCAGGATCCTGGAAGTCGTCTCCGGCTTCCACCACAGCAGCGACCTGGATCCGACAAAAGCGGCGAACTGGAAGCGCATCAACGCGACCTGCGGCGAAGGCGGCGTGCTGAATGACCTGGGTATGCATGCCTGCCACCTGCCACTCCGCCTCGGCTGGAATCCCACGAAGCTCTTCGCCCAGCTCCAGAAGGGCTACCCGCAACGACCGGATGGCAAGGGCGGCACCACGCAGTGCGACACCTGGGACAACGCCCTCCTCCACTGCTGGACCCACATCGGGGAGGACGAGGTCCCGCTGCGGCTGGAGATGAAACGCCTGGCCCCCGGCGCGACGAACACCTGGTTTATCGAGATCCTCGGCACGAATGGCGGCGTCCGCTATTCCACTGCGGAGCCGAAAACACTGTGGATGTTCGAGCGCGGCAAGGAGCAATGGTGGAAGCGGACCGATCTCGGCTTCGGCACACCGTTCAAGACGGTCACGGGCGGCATCTTCGAGCCGGGTTTCCCCGATGTCATCCAGCAGATGTGGGCCGCCTATCTGGAGGAACGGGAAGGCAACCTCAACGGACGATTCGGCTGCGCGACTCCGGAGGAAGCCGTGGCCAGCCACCGGATCTTCGCCGCCGCCCTGGAATCCCACGAGAAAGGAACCGTCACCCGCCCATGA
- a CDS encoding (Fe-S)-binding protein: MPQNLHQLDYSILQQCMHCGMCLPTCPTYDTTKRERNSPRGRISLMRSIADGDLAVTESFADEMSYCLGCLACQTACPAGVDYATLFETSRAHIESAQVNDGAGRTFWRTLTLEILFTRPRLLRLTGRLLHLAQTLKLDQLFTPLLPANLRRLAPQAPRIAEKFSDDLIREREYPGTAPKHKVALLTGCIQDLAYSNINRDTADVLLANGCEVHTPAVQPCCGSLHSHNGAQEIAEELARRLIDLIPPDQYDAIITNAGGCGSHLKHYTHLLEHDPTYAAKAALWDAKVQDIHQFLAGTDPRPPHASPFAAPTIVTYHDSCHLAHGQKVALQPRAILSLIPGLLVKELPEANWCCGSAGVYTITQPEESKRLLDRKVANIRSTGATVLATANPGCHLQIVNGLKAEGVAMEVVHPISLLASAYRAESIPIHSTELS, from the coding sequence ATGCCCCAGAATCTCCACCAACTCGACTACTCCATCCTGCAACAGTGCATGCACTGTGGCATGTGCCTGCCGACCTGCCCCACGTACGACACCACAAAGCGCGAGCGCAACAGCCCGCGCGGCCGGATTTCCCTGATGCGTTCCATCGCCGACGGAGACCTGGCGGTCACCGAGAGTTTCGCCGATGAAATGTCATACTGTCTGGGCTGCCTGGCTTGCCAGACCGCCTGTCCCGCCGGGGTTGACTACGCCACGCTGTTCGAAACCTCACGCGCCCACATCGAGTCCGCCCAGGTCAACGATGGCGCAGGGCGCACATTCTGGCGGACCCTCACGCTCGAGATCCTTTTCACCCGCCCACGCCTCCTCCGCCTCACCGGCAGGCTCCTCCACCTCGCCCAGACTCTGAAGCTCGACCAACTCTTCACGCCCCTCCTCCCGGCAAACCTCCGCCGCCTCGCCCCGCAGGCACCACGGATCGCGGAGAAATTCTCCGACGACCTTATCAGGGAACGTGAGTATCCCGGGACCGCGCCGAAGCACAAGGTCGCGCTGCTCACCGGCTGCATCCAGGACCTTGCCTATTCCAACATCAACCGGGACACCGCCGATGTGCTTCTCGCCAACGGATGTGAAGTCCACACTCCCGCGGTCCAGCCTTGCTGCGGTTCCCTCCATTCCCACAACGGCGCACAGGAGATCGCGGAGGAACTGGCACGCCGCCTCATCGATCTCATTCCGCCGGATCAATATGATGCCATCATCACCAATGCCGGCGGATGCGGGTCCCATCTGAAGCACTACACCCATTTGCTGGAGCATGATCCCACCTACGCCGCGAAAGCCGCGCTGTGGGATGCCAAAGTGCAGGACATCCACCAGTTCCTCGCGGGAACCGATCCGCGCCCTCCCCACGCCTCCCCCTTCGCCGCCCCCACCATCGTCACTTACCACGATTCCTGCCACCTCGCCCACGGGCAGAAGGTGGCCCTGCAACCGCGCGCGATCCTTTCCCTCATCCCCGGCCTTCTGGTGAAGGAACTGCCGGAAGCAAACTGGTGCTGCGGCAGTGCCGGGGTCTATACCATCACCCAGCCGGAGGAGTCGAAGCGACTGCTCGACCGCAAGGTGGCGAACATCCGCTCGACGGGTGCCACCGTGTTGGCAACCGCGAATCCCGGCTGCCATCTGCAGATCGTCAACGGGCTGAAAGCGGAGGGCGTCGCCATGGAGGTGGTGCATCCGATTTCCCTCCTGGCCTCCGCGTATCGGGCGGAATCCATCCCTATTCATTCCACAGAACTCTCATGA
- a CDS encoding autotransporter-associated beta strand repeat-containing protein: MQIFPRKPDFIAPLSAAGFLAGSTLVHAAPFLWDGSDSNDWTNGANWNGGAVPSGADIRINVGAAGATNIDWDHRLVYSAAEGEMSLGGPGIRGLFIGNGSGTVGNMEITGGIFNSVGTDADGMSNGGGNATLVLNGGEYRKTVGDNAGGTFYLNFGSGTSLLDINAGLFAVNRLDLQGDNTVDSSTSGVIRLDGGTLSVGRILKSNSTSTHDIFLNGGTIQSRINNVTWADLTNVSWTLQSNSTFEINHTVTLAEALSGTGGINKTGTGSFTLSGANSYTGITDVSGSGALVIAHNSALGASGAGNGTTVASGARVVLADGVTVSGESITIAGDGAAGSFGALRVGSNSTATWDGAITTSGSAARIGSQFGGNLIVKGNIDASAGTLTIRTEGSDTSDNFDTTMVTLEGTYTGGQLTVFQGVVKLGASERIDNSTVIQLGTTAAATLRQRFDLNGFNETVNRITVSGSAASSTHEITNSSATTSTLTINPTINTTFSGIVTGNLSIRKEGTFSQSYSGINTYTGDTIVNGGTLNVTTTGELNGGGSTLVASGATFNLLGTYLFNIGADGDSNSISGDGTLNLTGTLNLNLTAAALANGNSWQIVDAGGSIDWTGAKVTSTSGDFERDSGLWTLLDGDNEWRFSESSGILELTIVPEPSHTILFLAGLAGCAVRRRRSV; the protein is encoded by the coding sequence ATGCAAATTTTTCCCCGGAAGCCCGATTTCATCGCCCCTTTGTCCGCCGCAGGATTCCTCGCCGGATCAACCTTGGTCCATGCAGCCCCATTCCTCTGGGACGGGAGTGACAGCAACGACTGGACGAATGGCGCGAACTGGAACGGTGGCGCGGTGCCATCCGGAGCGGATATCCGGATCAATGTGGGAGCTGCGGGTGCAACGAACATCGACTGGGATCACCGGCTGGTCTATTCCGCGGCCGAGGGGGAGATGAGTCTGGGTGGACCAGGCATCCGCGGACTCTTCATCGGAAACGGTTCCGGCACCGTAGGCAACATGGAGATCACCGGCGGCATCTTCAACAGTGTGGGTACGGACGCGGACGGCATGAGCAATGGCGGCGGAAATGCGACACTGGTCCTCAATGGAGGGGAATACCGGAAGACCGTCGGCGACAATGCGGGAGGAACCTTTTACCTGAATTTCGGCTCCGGCACCTCCCTGCTCGACATCAACGCAGGCTTGTTCGCCGTGAACCGGCTGGATCTCCAGGGAGACAACACCGTGGATTCCTCCACCAGCGGGGTGATCCGCCTCGACGGAGGGACCCTCTCGGTCGGCCGGATCCTGAAATCCAACTCCACCAGCACCCATGACATCTTCCTGAACGGAGGCACCATCCAGTCACGGATCAACAACGTCACCTGGGCAGACCTCACCAACGTGTCCTGGACATTGCAGAGCAACTCCACCTTCGAGATCAACCACACCGTCACGTTGGCCGAAGCTCTCTCCGGTACCGGCGGCATCAACAAAACCGGCACCGGCAGTTTCACCTTGTCCGGAGCGAACTCCTACACGGGGATCACCGACGTCAGCGGATCCGGCGCATTGGTCATCGCGCACAACAGCGCTCTCGGGGCGTCGGGCGCAGGCAACGGAACCACTGTCGCCAGCGGTGCTAGAGTCGTCCTGGCCGATGGCGTCACCGTCAGCGGGGAATCCATCACCATCGCAGGCGACGGTGCCGCCGGCAGTTTCGGCGCGTTGCGGGTGGGCTCAAATTCGACGGCCACCTGGGACGGTGCCATCACCACCTCGGGCTCAGCGGCGCGCATCGGATCGCAGTTCGGCGGAAATCTCATCGTCAAAGGCAACATCGACGCTTCCGCGGGCACCCTCACCATCCGGACAGAAGGCAGCGACACCAGCGACAACTTTGACACCACGATGGTCACCCTCGAGGGGACTTACACCGGTGGCCAGCTCACGGTTTTCCAAGGCGTCGTGAAACTCGGGGCTTCAGAACGCATCGACAATTCCACGGTGATCCAACTGGGCACCACCGCCGCAGCAACCCTCCGGCAGAGGTTCGACCTCAACGGTTTCAACGAGACGGTCAACCGGATCACTGTAAGCGGCAGCGCCGCCAGCAGCACGCACGAGATCACCAACTCCTCGGCCACGACCAGCACGCTGACGATCAACCCCACCATCAACACCACGTTCTCCGGCATCGTCACCGGCAACCTGTCCATCCGGAAGGAAGGAACCTTTTCGCAATCCTACTCCGGCATCAACACCTACACGGGAGACACGATTGTCAACGGGGGCACCCTCAATGTCACCACCACCGGTGAACTCAATGGCGGCGGATCGACCCTGGTCGCCAGCGGAGCCACCTTCAACCTCCTCGGGACCTATCTCTTCAACATCGGTGCGGATGGCGACAGCAACAGCATTTCCGGTGATGGCACATTGAACCTCACCGGCACGCTCAACCTCAACCTCACCGCCGCCGCGCTCGCCAATGGGAATTCATGGCAGATCGTGGATGCAGGAGGGTCGATCGACTGGACCGGCGCGAAAGTCACCAGTACTTCCGGCGACTTCGAAAGAGACTCCGGACTCTGGACCCTGCTTGACGGCGACAACGAATGGCGTTTCAGCGAAAGCAGCGGGATCCTCGAACTCACCATCGTTCCAGAGCCAAGCCACACCATCCTGTTTCTCGCCGGACTCGCCGGTTGCGCGGTCCGCCGGCGCAGATCGGTGTGA
- a CDS encoding FAD-linked oxidase C-terminal domain-containing protein, with amino-acid sequence MHPLARQLAAITGAGNVLTKTEDLIPYGFDGTAALKGGAGVVVFPQDTEQVAACVKLAAAEGIPIVTRGSGTGLSGGSVPSPDAIVLCTVNMDRILGVDPKNLTLRAQPGAITQKIDEAAAAHGLFYPPDPGSMKISTIGGNVAENSGGLRGLKYGVTRDYVMGLEVVLPSGEIVRLGNACVKDVAGYSLKDLFIGSEGTLGIITEVLLKLLPRPAARRTMLATYGRMEDAAETVSAIIAEKIIPCTLEFLDRMTIRCVEDYAKIGLPLDCEALLLMETDGHPAAVEDEAAQMAAIARSHGAREVVTAKDEAESLKLASARRSAFSALARVRPTTILEDVTVPRSHLAEMVAFISATAAEHQLICGTFGHMGDGNLHPTFLTDERDPDEMHRVHLALDAIVRKTLSLGGTITGEHGVGLAKKPWLRQQVGDNSIDLMRLIKRSLDPGSLLNPGKIFD; translated from the coding sequence ATGCACCCGCTCGCCAGACAACTTGCCGCCATCACCGGAGCAGGCAACGTCCTCACGAAAACCGAGGACCTGATCCCCTATGGCTTCGATGGCACGGCGGCGCTGAAAGGCGGCGCGGGAGTCGTGGTCTTTCCGCAGGACACCGAGCAGGTCGCGGCGTGCGTGAAACTGGCGGCAGCGGAGGGCATCCCCATCGTCACCCGCGGATCAGGCACGGGGCTGAGTGGCGGCAGCGTGCCATCTCCCGATGCCATCGTGCTGTGCACGGTGAACATGGACCGCATCCTGGGAGTGGACCCGAAGAACCTCACGCTCCGCGCCCAGCCCGGCGCGATCACCCAGAAGATCGACGAAGCGGCGGCGGCCCACGGGCTTTTCTATCCTCCCGATCCGGGATCGATGAAGATCAGCACCATCGGCGGGAATGTGGCCGAGAACTCCGGCGGGCTGCGTGGCCTGAAATACGGCGTGACCCGCGACTATGTGATGGGGCTGGAGGTGGTGCTTCCCTCCGGGGAGATCGTCCGGCTCGGCAATGCGTGCGTCAAAGATGTGGCCGGCTATTCGCTGAAAGATCTTTTCATCGGCTCCGAGGGCACACTGGGCATCATCACGGAGGTGCTCCTGAAGCTGCTCCCCCGGCCTGCGGCGCGCCGCACCATGCTGGCGACCTATGGCAGGATGGAGGACGCTGCGGAGACGGTGTCCGCCATCATCGCGGAGAAGATCATCCCCTGCACTTTGGAATTCCTCGACCGGATGACCATCCGCTGCGTGGAGGACTATGCGAAGATCGGCCTTCCGCTCGATTGCGAGGCGCTCCTGCTGATGGAGACGGACGGCCATCCCGCCGCGGTAGAGGATGAGGCCGCGCAGATGGCCGCCATCGCCCGCAGCCATGGGGCCCGCGAAGTCGTCACCGCAAAGGACGAGGCGGAATCCCTCAAGCTTGCTTCCGCACGGCGCAGCGCGTTTTCCGCCCTCGCACGCGTCCGCCCCACCACCATCCTGGAGGACGTCACCGTCCCACGCAGCCATCTCGCGGAGATGGTCGCCTTCATTTCCGCAACCGCTGCGGAGCACCAGCTCATCTGCGGAACCTTCGGACACATGGGTGATGGCAATCTCCACCCGACTTTCCTGACCGACGAGCGGGATCCGGACGAGATGCACCGGGTGCATCTGGCCCTTGATGCCATCGTCCGGAAGACCCTGTCGCTTGGAGGCACCATCACCGGCGAACATGGCGTGGGTCTGGCAAAGAAGCCCTGGCTCAGGCAGCAGGTCGGCGACAACAGCATCGACCTCATGCGTCTCATCAAAAGGTCACTCGACCCCGGTTCCCTCCTCAATCCAGGCAAGATCTTCGATTAA